The window TCAAGACGAATTTTCATCTTAATTATTTTCGGATAATTTTAAAAACCCCGTTATTCCCGATTTTAATAATGGTAGAGGGTTTATTACATTTTTTATCGCGGTGCAAATTTACTACATAGTCTACACCTTTTAAAATTTCCGGATTTATTTCTGAGTAGGATTGAGGAGTTGGCCGACCGCTGATGTTTGCAGAGGTAGAAACCAACGGACGTTTGAATTGCCTGATCATTCGTTGGCAAAATTCGTCAGAAGCCACCCGGACCGCCAATGTACGATCAGGAGCTATGAGGTTATCAGCTATATTAATGGGTTTGTCGTATATAATGGTCGTAGGTTTATCGGTAGCCTCAATGAGCTGATAAGCAACTTCAGGAACTTCGAAAATGAACTTTTCGAGCATACGGATGTCGGAAACCAAACAAATAAGAGCTTTAGAGTCTTCCCGCTGTTTTAATTCGTATACTTTTTTAACAGCCTCAGGGTTGGTGGCATCGCAACCGATACCCCATACGGTATCAGTAGGGTAGAGAATGAGTCCCCCATTGTTAAGAGCTTCCAGTGCTTGTTGAATTTCGTTCTTCATTGATGTCTATTTTAAAATAAGAAGTAAGTTGTTCCCATTGAACTCTGTTTAAGTCCTTACCGATGTTTTGTTTTTTTAGCGATATTTTTTGGGTCCCTGCAATAGAGGTCGGTGGCTTAGGGGGATTTAGCGATTGTATTGTTTGAGTGCCGTTCAAAAAAGACATCCCCTTAAACCATAAATCATCAGCTTTGGGAGTTAAAGAAAGAAACAGTTCTTCATCAAAAACAGTTTTGTCGAGTTTGTTGGGAGGGTATAAAACACCCCCTGCACCAATAGCTAAAACAGGATTTTGACTGTGGTTTGTGTTCTTGGGGTACTTCCATAATTTATATGAAAGAGGCTCATTTTTTTCGTTATGGCAAATATATCTTGTCTGATTAGCGATGATACAATTTGGAAGACGGAGATGTTCTTTATACAGCAATTCCAGCCAGTACTTGTCATAAATAAAGTCATCATCACATGTTACAATAATATCTTCCGGAAAATATTTAAGGGTATGGATCAGCTTTTTATGCGAGCAAGTCAGATGCGAGTATCTTATCTCAAAAAAATCACCTTCCAGGATTTTTAATGATCTGGGGATATCGTTTTTTATTTCTTCATGTAGCCATAGTATAATCTTTTTAGGCTTTTTAGTCTGAGAAAGAAGACTTCTTATCGTTATATGTACTTTGTTTAATCTTGAGGGAATAGAAGTAAGTGAAACTATAACGGGAACTATTGTATCCCGGTTATGAGAATAAAGCCTTTCAACAGACAAACTTTTTAGTCTAAGTGTATGGTATACAGAGACGGGGATTTCTTTTAACTTCATGCGTGATTTGAAAAATTGTGTAAAAGTACAGATAAATAATTCAACATGGAAAATTGAAGGAGAGGTTAATTTTTAGAGATTAATTGATCGTATCTAGTGTAGCATTCATATTTTTGCCGTTGTAATCATTAGTTGGATCATGATAAATATAAGCGTAATCATAAGTACCTATAATTCTGAATCATGGCTTGAAAAAGTTTTATGGGGATATCAAACCCAGACTTTCAGGAATTTTGAAGTGGTGATAGCAGACGATGGCTCCGGGCCCAAGACAAGAGAATTGATCGAAAAAATGCAAGAGGAGGTAAAGTACCCTATAGTACATGTCTGGCAGAAAGATGATGGTTTTCAGAAATCAAGGATTCTAAACAAGGCTATTGAAGCCAGCAGGGGAGGTTATATTCTTATGAGTGATGGCGACTGTATACCCAGGGCCGATTTTTTAGAGGTACACGATAATTACAAGGAGGAAGGATATTTTTTGTCAGGAGGGTATTTTAAGCTGCCAATGAATGTTTCTGAAATGATTTCGAAAGAAGACATTCTTACAGGGAAATGTTTTGATATGGATTGGCTGAAAAAACACGGTATTAAATCATCCTTTAAAAATAATAAACTGACATCTCAGGGCATGAAGTCTAAGTTTTTAAATTTCGTTACGCCTACGAATGCCAGTTGGAATGGACATAACTCATCAGGTTGGAAGAAGGACATTCTGGCTGTTAACGGAATGGATGAACGAATGCAATACGGAGGACAGGACAGGGAATTAGGGGAGCGTTTGTTTAACTATGGTATTAAATCAAAACAAATCAGGTATAGTGCCGTATGTGTGCATTTGGACCATAAACGTGGGTATAAAAGTCAGGAATCTATAGACAAGAATAATGCGATTAGAAAGCATACCCGCGATTCGAAACAAACATGGACTCCATATGGGATTGAAAAAAGAGAAAAGCAGCAATCATAAAAACACCCCAAATTGCACTTCGCATTTTTGGGGTGTTTTCAATATATTAAAATTAAACAGCTACATCGTATTCACGAAGGGCATCATTTAACGAGGTTTTCTTGTCGGTACTGGGTTTTCTCTTTCCAATGATCAGGGCACAAGGAACCTGGTATTCGCCGGCCGCAAACTTTTTTGTGTAACTTCCGGGGATTACAACCGACCTTGCAGGAACCCTGCCTTTCATTTCTACAGGTTCATCACCGGTTACATCAATAATTTTAGTAGATGCAGTAAGTACAACATTGGCTCCAAGTACCGCTTCAGTTTCTACGCGAACACCTTCCACAACGATACATCTCGATCCGATAAAAGCATTGTCCTCAATAATAACAGGAGCGGCTTGTAAAGGTTCTAAAACCCCTCCAATTCCTACTCCGCCGCTGAGATGCACGTTTTTACCAATCTGGGCACAACTTCCTACAGTAGCCCATGTGTCTACCATTGTCCCTTCATCAACATAAGCTCCGATATTTACATAACTAGGCATCATGATAACACCTGAAGAGACGTAGGCCCCATGTCTGGCAACAGCATGAGGAACCACCCTGATCCCTTTTTCGGCATAATTCTTCTTTAAAGGAATCTTATCGTGAAACTCTAACGGACCACATTCGATCGTCTCCATTTTTTGTATCGGAAAGTATAAAACCACCGCTTTTTTAACCCATTCGTTTACTTGCCAGCCGTTGGTTGCAGGTTCGGCTACGCGTAAGTTTCCTTCATCCAGAAGAGAAACTACTTTTCTGATGGCAGAAGTAGTGGCTTCTTCCTTAAGCAACTCTCGGTTATCCCAGGCTTGTTCTATGATTTCTTGCAATTCTTTCATCTCGGTATAATTTTTCACAAAGATAATTTCTTCTAATCAATAAACCTTTCAAATTTACAGGTGTAACATTTTATACCGTATTTTTGCCAAAAATGAAAGGAATGGCGAGGATAATAGCGCTCGATTACGGAACCAAAAGAACAGGGATTGCAGTTACGGATGAACTACAAATAATAGCTTCAGGCTTAACAACGGTAAATACTCTTGACCTGATCCCTTTTTTAACAGATTATGTGTCTAAGGAAAAAGTAGAGCTTATAGTGGTAGGAGAGCCTAAACGATTACACAATGAAGCATCGGAAGTAGAAACTCAAATAGAAAAATTTTTAGGCAAACTCAGGGGAGTACTTCCAAAAATGCCAATAAAACGCATTGATGAACGTTTTACATCCAAAATAGCCTTTCAAAGTCTATTGGATACCGGACAAAAGAAAAAAGTAAGAAAAAACAAGGCATTGATAGATGAAATCAGTGCCACTATTATTTTACAAGATTATTTGGCCGGTCAGCAATAAAAATTAGTTTGTATTTTTGCACCTTAAAATAAAAAAAGATGATTATACCTATCCGAGCCTACGGAGATCCGGTACTGAAGAAGGAAGCTGTAGATATAGATGAGAACTATCCGAACCTTCAAGAACTTCTAGATAATATGTTTGAAACCATGTACAATGCATATGGTGTTGGACTTGCAGCTCCTCAAATAGGGTTGTCCATACGTTTGTTTATTGTAGATGCATCTCCTTTTGCAGAAGATGATGATCTGACAAAAGAAGAGCAGGAAGAGCTTCAGGAATTTAAAAAAGTATTCATTAATGCCCGCATGATTGAAGAGACAGGCGAAGAATGGGCATTTAACGAGGGCTGTTTAAGTATTCCTGATGTGAGAGAAGACGTAAACCGAAATGAAAAGATCAGAATAGAATACTACGACGAGAATTTCGAGAAACATATTGAAGAGTTTGAAGGATTGGCAGCAAGGGTTATCCAGCATGAGTACGATCATATTGACGGAGTATTATTCACGGATAAATTATCATCGTTGAAAAAGCGTCTTATTAAAGGGAGATTGGCCAATATTTCCAAGGGAAAAGTGAAAGTGGATTATAAAATGCGTTTTCCCCTAGCTAAAAAAGCACGTTAATTTTTTGAAATAATACGGAAAGAATCCATATTTGCGGCGATAAAAAAATAGAAAATGAGTTTAGACAAAATATTATCAATTTCAGGAAAACCAGGGTTATATGAATTAAAGACCCAAACCAGAACAGGTTTTGTGGCCGAATCATTATTAGACGGTAAAAAAATAACAGTAGGATTGAGAAACAATGTTAGTTTGCTGTCTGAAATAGCTATTTATACCACTACCGAGGAAGTACCTCTTAGAGACGTTTTTAAAAAAATCCAGGAAAAAGAGAACGGAGAAGCAACTTCTGTAAGCCATAAGGATGATAAAATTAAGCTGGAAGAGTATTTCTTTGAAGTGTTGCCTGAATATGATGAGGACAGGGTATATGCAAGCGATATTAAAAAGGTGATTATGTGGTACAATATTTTGCAGGGAAAAGGTATTACGGACTTTGAATCTCCTGCGGAAGAAGCTTCTGACGAACAAGCTGAGTAATATATATGCAAAATATTTTGATTTAAAACCCTCACATTGTTGAGGGTTTTTCTTTTTTGCTAATTTTATAAGCGTAAGGAATTAAAAAAACAACGTCTATTTAGATGTAATAACTTGTTATGATAATAGAAACCACCTGCCATAACCTGACCAAATTAAAAGAAAGAATAGCTGCTTTGTCAGAAGAAGAATATGCAAGACCTCTAGAAGTTTTAAACCAGTCCACCATAGGAATGCATGTCAGGCATGTTTTAGAGTTTTACGAATGTTTGTTGGAAAGTAAGAGTTCAAAAGTTGTCAATTACGATTTGAGAAAAAGAGATATTACACTTGAAATGCAATTAGATGCCTGTCTCAAAACGATAGAAAAGATTGTAGACGTTATTTCTGAAGAAAAAGACGATTTTTCTATTGTCCTTGAAGCTGATTATTGTGAAACAGAAGTAGCAGCTCCTATCTCATTACCGACGACCTATTTTCGCGAATTGCTATATAATATTGAGCATGGAGTTCATCATATGGCTATCATTAAAATCGGGATGAGGGCGTTAGGAAAGCCTGAAACAGATGAAAATTTTGGCGTGGCAGCCTCCACTATCAGAAATAAAAAAATATGTGCACAGTAAGCTATATACCGAAAGGTTCCGGTTACATTTTAACCTCTAACAGGGACGAAAGCCCACTTCGTGTAACATACTCCCCCGAAGAGAAGGAATTGAAAAACGGAACTAAAATAATAGCACCGATAGATTCGGAAAAAGGAGGAACGTGGATTGCAACAGACGGTGCGAATAAAACAGCTTGTATTATGAATGGTGGTTTTATAAAGCATAAACGGCAATTGCCTTATCGTAAAAGCCGGGGACATATCATTTATGAAGCCTTTTCTTCTGAGACTTTTGGAACTTTTGCCGATAATACAGACCTCTGTAACATAGAACCTTTTACATTGGTGCTTGTCGATGAAAATAAATTGTCAGTGCTGATCTGGGACGGAAAAGAAAAACATATTCAATCTTTAGACAGCTCAAAAAAACATTTGTGGTCTTCAAGTACATTGTATACAAGAGAAGATCATGCAAAAAAGATGAACTATTTTCAAGAGTTTTTACGACTGAATGAATCTGATCCCGAGAATTTACTGAAACTGCACGGGTTATATAATGACAATTTGTTTGTGCTGGACCAGCCCCATGTTAAGACTGTAAGTACCACTCAGGTTGTAGTCAGTAATGGAGAAAGCGATTTATGCTACCG of the Zhouia spongiae genome contains:
- a CDS encoding glycosyltransferase family 2 protein, which translates into the protein MINISVIISTYNSESWLEKVLWGYQTQTFRNFEVVIADDGSGPKTRELIEKMQEEVKYPIVHVWQKDDGFQKSRILNKAIEASRGGYILMSDGDCIPRADFLEVHDNYKEEGYFLSGGYFKLPMNVSEMISKEDILTGKCFDMDWLKKHGIKSSFKNNKLTSQGMKSKFLNFVTPTNASWNGHNSSGWKKDILAVNGMDERMQYGGQDRELGERLFNYGIKSKQIRYSAVCVHLDHKRGYKSQESIDKNNAIRKHTRDSKQTWTPYGIEKREKQQS
- a CDS encoding NRDE family protein produces the protein MCTVSYIPKGSGYILTSNRDESPLRVTYSPEEKELKNGTKIIAPIDSEKGGTWIATDGANKTACIMNGGFIKHKRQLPYRKSRGHIIYEAFSSETFGTFADNTDLCNIEPFTLVLVDENKLSVLIWDGKEKHIQSLDSSKKHLWSSSTLYTREDHAKKMNYFQEFLRLNESDPENLLKLHGLYNDNLFVLDQPHVKTVSTTQVVVSNGESDLCYREKVYDHEKKELLY
- the def gene encoding peptide deformylase, whose product is MIIPIRAYGDPVLKKEAVDIDENYPNLQELLDNMFETMYNAYGVGLAAPQIGLSIRLFIVDASPFAEDDDLTKEEQEELQEFKKVFINARMIEETGEEWAFNEGCLSIPDVREDVNRNEKIRIEYYDENFEKHIEEFEGLAARVIQHEYDHIDGVLFTDKLSSLKKRLIKGRLANISKGKVKVDYKMRFPLAKKAR
- a CDS encoding DinB family protein, with product MIIETTCHNLTKLKERIAALSEEEYARPLEVLNQSTIGMHVRHVLEFYECLLESKSSKVVNYDLRKRDITLEMQLDACLKTIEKIVDVISEEKDDFSIVLEADYCETEVAAPISLPTTYFRELLYNIEHGVHHMAIIKIGMRALGKPETDENFGVAASTIRNKKICAQ
- a CDS encoding L-threonylcarbamoyladenylate synthase, with product MKNEIQQALEALNNGGLILYPTDTVWGIGCDATNPEAVKKVYELKQREDSKALICLVSDIRMLEKFIFEVPEVAYQLIEATDKPTTIIYDKPINIADNLIAPDRTLAVRVASDEFCQRMIRQFKRPLVSTSANISGRPTPQSYSEINPEILKGVDYVVNLHRDKKCNKPSTIIKIGNNGVFKIIRK
- a CDS encoding DUF5606 domain-containing protein, whose amino-acid sequence is MSLDKILSISGKPGLYELKTQTRTGFVAESLLDGKKITVGLRNNVSLLSEIAIYTTTEEVPLRDVFKKIQEKENGEATSVSHKDDKIKLEEYFFEVLPEYDEDRVYASDIKKVIMWYNILQGKGITDFESPAEEASDEQAE
- a CDS encoding glycosyltransferase, translated to MKLKEIPVSVYHTLRLKSLSVERLYSHNRDTIVPVIVSLTSIPSRLNKVHITIRSLLSQTKKPKKIILWLHEEIKNDIPRSLKILEGDFFEIRYSHLTCSHKKLIHTLKYFPEDIIVTCDDDFIYDKYWLELLYKEHLRLPNCIIANQTRYICHNEKNEPLSYKLWKYPKNTNHSQNPVLAIGAGGVLYPPNKLDKTVFDEELFLSLTPKADDLWFKGMSFLNGTQTIQSLNPPKPPTSIAGTQKISLKKQNIGKDLNRVQWEQLTSYFKIDINEERNSTSTGSS
- the ruvX gene encoding Holliday junction resolvase RuvX — encoded protein: MARIIALDYGTKRTGIAVTDELQIIASGLTTVNTLDLIPFLTDYVSKEKVELIVVGEPKRLHNEASEVETQIEKFLGKLRGVLPKMPIKRIDERFTSKIAFQSLLDTGQKKKVRKNKALIDEISATIILQDYLAGQQ
- a CDS encoding 2,3,4,5-tetrahydropyridine-2,6-dicarboxylate N-succinyltransferase, yielding MKELQEIIEQAWDNRELLKEEATTSAIRKVVSLLDEGNLRVAEPATNGWQVNEWVKKAVVLYFPIQKMETIECGPLEFHDKIPLKKNYAEKGIRVVPHAVARHGAYVSSGVIMMPSYVNIGAYVDEGTMVDTWATVGSCAQIGKNVHLSGGVGIGGVLEPLQAAPVIIEDNAFIGSRCIVVEGVRVETEAVLGANVVLTASTKIIDVTGDEPVEMKGRVPARSVVIPGSYTKKFAAGEYQVPCALIIGKRKPSTDKKTSLNDALREYDVAV